One Aureibacillus halotolerans genomic window, CCATCTATACCTATGGTTTCTTTGTCACCATCAACATTTGCGCGTCTACTCCCAGCTCCGGTAAAGAATCCATGTTTCCCAAGGATATCTAAAATTTTGTTGGTATCATTATTCTTACAGGTTAACCATATCGAGCTAAAATCACTTTTACTTATTATATTATTATTAGATGTTATAGATTTTGAAACTAACTTTTTCAGCATAAGTTCTATATCATCAAGCTTTTTGCTGTTATCGAACTTTTCCGAGTCAGATTCAAGCAGTTTATCTCGGTACATCTTTTCTCCCAATGTTCTAAAGATAGGATTATCAGGATTCTCTTCATTTTCAGCACTTTCAATTACTTCACCTATTTTATCTTTCAATTCCGTTACACCTTGCATATCATTTACAAAAAATAATGTTCTTTCATCAATTATATCAAAGGGAAGCTTTGTGCCTTCCACTGCAACTTGCACAACTGGCTTTCTCGCGCCATGTCTAACAGCAAGCTCGTACATAACATTTGGGTTTAATTCAGTTAAGTTTGCAATTACCATGTCGGAAGATATTATTTTATCTAATATTTGTCTGGTTATTGAACCCGAATCCGTCATCTCATGAGAAACTGATACTTCGTAACCTAATTTCTTCAATTCTGGTTTTAAAACAGATTTGATTACTCCATCTGCACTTCTTCTGGTGGGCGAGCCCGCATTCCCTATTGGCGTTATAATAAAACAACTTTTTATCTTAGTCATAAAATTCTCCCTTTATAGTTCAACGTTGTTCGTGCAAAATCCGACGAACCGTTTTTATAATTTGTGTTTTTGGGATCTCAGGGTATTTCATCTTTATTGTGTTGATGCAATTCACGTAATTCTCTTCTCGCAGGATCAATTCGATCTCATATTCAATATGTGGCGCTAACTTCTCCTCTTCGGAAGCTTCGTCTTGCTGAGATGTCGCATTAGTTTTATTGACTAGGTACAAAGTTAAACTGTGAACCAACATGATTACAGCCTCAGTTGCAAATGATAAATCAACAGTACTAAAGATGGAGTCCAACCAAGTAAGAATCCCCAAACTTAGGAAAAAATCAAAAAACAGAACGACTTCACTTGGAACTTCGAATGATGTGAAATCGCTTATTACTTTGGATAAGCTATCCATTAGCAATCCTAGAACTAACTCAATTATGTAAAGAACCAACAGAAAAACCATTAAATGAAGGAGATTATGATACACTCCACCCATGAGCTCAATAATGATAAAATCAACGAAAAAGAAGGGCAAATAAACAAGCGCCACAATAATCGAGATGAAAAACGGAGCTTCAATTTTTTTAGACATTTTAGTAGGTCACTTATAGCAAAGAACTTTACGATAAGCTAGCCCTTGCTTGATTCCCTTTTTCACACTCCCTAAAATTGGTAACGATTATAGTATATAACGTCGGTCTGCATAAAAACAACAATAATTCTTCGGTCAATAAAGTGGTTTTTATGAAAAAAGATTCACTCCATGTAAAAGCTTTAGGACTCTTTGCGTTACTCATCATTATTTTATATGTCTTGTTTTTATCGAGGTATATTAGTAACCAGACGGCTTTCATCATATTAATGATCTTTCCTATACCGTATTGGCGAGCAGTCAGCCTCATTAGGAAAAGGAAGAAGATGAAACAAAACTATATGCAAAACCCCAATGATGAAGTTGCCATTGGGGTTTTACTCTTACTTTTATATTCTTCCGCGTTAACGACAAAATGATTTACTCAGAGGTGCAATGCGCCTCGATATAATTCTTTCCCCAACTTTCCAATACATCGAGGATCGGAAATAGACTCTTGCCTTTGTCGGTCAGGGAGTATTCCACTTTTGGCGGCACCACTGGATAGACTTCTCGGTGGACGAGGCCATCCTTTTCCATGTCACCAAGTTGGTTTGAAAGCATTTTTTTCGTTACGGTCGGGATCAGTTTTAATAGTTCTCCAAATCGTTTTGTGCCTTTTAACCCAAGATGACATAAGATAATCAGCTTCCACTTTCCTTCAATGACGGACAGTGTCAGCCGTTTTTCTGAATACATACCTTCGAGATTCTCCATCTGTCCAACGGCATTTATTTTTCCCCAATCAAAAAGCATATCAAGGATAGGCAATAAACTCTGACCCTCCTGAGTTAACGAGTATTCCACTCTTGGAGGAATTTCCGGGTACACTTCGCGGTGAACGAGTCCATGTTCTTCTAGTTCCCTCAACTGGTTGATTAATGTTTGTTGTGAAATGCCCGGGGTCAGTTGCATTAGTTCGCCGAATCGCTTTGTCCCCTTAATACCGAGGTGGCATAACAACGTCAGCTTCCATTTGCCCTCCAGGATGGATAACGCCAATTCTTTTTCACGGTAAATGCCATTGACCTTTTTTGTAATCATCGAAGGTACCTCTTTCTTGGGCTAGTCTATTGAAAGTAACTATATCAAAAAAAAGTGCCTACTTACATAAAACGGGCTTGAACTGTACCATAATAGACAGGTAAGTGAGGCAAAGCTTGTCAAACTAAGGAGGCAACTTAAATGAAATTACAACTTGCATTAGACTTGGTGAACATTCAGGAAGCGAAAGAACTTATTCGAGAGGTCGAAGAGCATATAGATATTATTGAAATCGGCACTCCTGTTATTAAAATTGAAGGCTTGAAGGCCGTTACGGAAATTAAAGAAGCCTTTCCGAACCTACTGGTGCTGGCTGACTTAAAAACGATGGATGCAGCTGCGTATGAAGTGCAAAAGGCTTCTGAAGCCAAGGCAGATATTGTTACGGTTCTTGGTGTGGCGGAAGATGAGTCCATCAAAGGAGCCGTTGCGGAAGCCAAAAAACAGGGCAAACAAGTACTCGTTGATCTGATTGCTGTGAAAGACATCGAAACGCGTGCCAAAGAACTTGACGCATTTGGTGTTGATTATATCTGTGTGCATACCGGCTATGACCTGCAGGCTGTGGGAAAAAATTCATTTGCCGATCTTCAGACAATTAAAGGCGTAGTTAAGCATGCCAAAACGGCGATTGCCGGCGGGATCAAACTGGAGACGTTGCCTGAAGTCATTAGCGTAAAGCCTGACTTGGTCATTGTCGGCGGCGGCATTGCCAACCAGGACGATAAGAAGGCCGTTGCAGCGAAAATGCAAGCAATGATTCAGCAAAGGTAACTTGATGAATACGACGGGCTATTTAAAAGAAATTCTGCAGGAACTGAATCAAGCCGCTGACCAAATAGCTGAAGAGCAAGCTGAACAACTCGTAGGCGCGATTTTGGATGCCGAGAAAATATTTGTAGCTGGAGCAGGCAGATCAGGATTCATGGCAAAATCCTTTGCCATGCGCATGATGCATATGGGTTTAGACGCCTACGTGCCTGGCGAGACCGTCACACCGGGTTACACGGAAAAAGACCTGATCATCATTGGCTCGGGGTCTGGTGAAACAAAGAGCTTGGTCACGACTGCCGAGAAGGCCCAAAGCATTGGCGGGAAACTGGCTATAGTCACCCTCGTCCCAACGTCCACGCTTGGAAAGCTGGCCGACTACACTGTGCAGTTGCCTGGAGCAACCAAAGACCGGTCAGAAGATGGTGGCTTTCAAACCATTCAGCCGATGGGTTCTTTATTCGAGCAAATGCTCCTTGTTTTCTATGATGCCCTTATTTTAAAGATCATGGAAGCCAAGGGCTTGGACACGCAACGAATGTATGGAAAACACGCCAATCTTGAATAAAGGCAAGAACGACAACGGGTATGCTGTTGTCGTTTTTGCTTGTGTAGGCTGGTGAACCAAGGTCTTGATAGAGATTATTGAGGTTGTATTTAAATATGAATTGTGAAATTAATTGCTACTTTCAAGGCTACTCCGCCATACGTACCCATTACACAATATAATTCACAGCGATGACAGAGAAAAGGGTCCCTGCGGCATTATTCACTGCATGAACGACGACGCATGGCCAAATCGATCCGGTACGGTAAAACAGGTAACCTGTGGCTAAGCCTGCGAAGAAGGCAAGCGGCCACACTTCATTAATGCCATGGGCCGTCGCAAAAATAACGGCACTTCCAAGTATGCTGACCCAAGGACCATATTTCTGTAGCGCATTCGTCAATACTCCGCGAAAAGCAAATTCTTCACCAAGAGGCGTTAGCACAGCGATCATCACTAGCTGAAGGAGGAGCGCAACCGTGCCGCCGTTCGCTGCAGCAATATAAGACTCCTGTGTGTTCTCCGTGTAACCAAATCCGTAATAAATCACGATGACAAAAATACGTGCAAGCACAAAGACACCAAGGCCTAACCCGACAGCCACCAGAAGCCAACGTCCACTCGTGCGACGAAAGCCAAATGAAGCGCCTGAACGTATACGCAGGATGTACGCCGCAAAAAAAGCACCCAACCCAGCAAGACCCGATAAGGCGGCTAAACTAATGCCATGCACAACACTACCCTCTTCAGTTAAGGTGAATATGAGTGGGATCGCCACCGCCATGACAACCACATACCCGAGTACCATCATTCCAATCTCCGGCCATCCTGGTCTTCTCTTTTCTTGAGCGATGTGTTCTGGTGTAGTTGAAGGATTTGAATTCATTACAGTCATCTCCTTTAAAGTAAGATATTGAAAAGTATGTTCACTTTTACCCTAGAAAGAGCTGACTATAAACGCAGAAAGGAAAATCCATACAAAAGTCCTATTACCTCCT contains:
- the hxlA gene encoding 3-hexulose-6-phosphate synthase; translation: MKLQLALDLVNIQEAKELIREVEEHIDIIEIGTPVIKIEGLKAVTEIKEAFPNLLVLADLKTMDAAAYEVQKASEAKADIVTVLGVAEDESIKGAVAEAKKQGKQVLVDLIAVKDIETRAKELDAFGVDYICVHTGYDLQAVGKNSFADLQTIKGVVKHAKTAIAGGIKLETLPEVISVKPDLVIVGGGIANQDDKKAVAAKMQAMIQQR
- a CDS encoding CPBP family intramembrane glutamic endopeptidase, which encodes MNSNPSTTPEHIAQEKRRPGWPEIGMMVLGYVVVMAVAIPLIFTLTEEGSVVHGISLAALSGLAGLGAFFAAYILRIRSGASFGFRRTSGRWLLVAVGLGLGVFVLARIFVIVIYYGFGYTENTQESYIAAANGGTVALLLQLVMIAVLTPLGEEFAFRGVLTNALQKYGPWVSILGSAVIFATAHGINEVWPLAFFAGLATGYLFYRTGSIWPCVVVHAVNNAAGTLFSVIAVNYIV
- the hxlB gene encoding 6-phospho-3-hexuloisomerase translates to MNTTGYLKEILQELNQAADQIAEEQAEQLVGAILDAEKIFVAGAGRSGFMAKSFAMRMMHMGLDAYVPGETVTPGYTEKDLIIIGSGSGETKSLVTTAEKAQSIGGKLAIVTLVPTSTLGKLADYTVQLPGATKDRSEDGGFQTIQPMGSLFEQMLLVFYDALILKIMEAKGLDTQRMYGKHANLE
- a CDS encoding winged helix-turn-helix transcriptional regulator, giving the protein MENLEGMYSEKRLTLSVIEGKWKLIILCHLGLKGTKRFGELLKLIPTVTKKMLSNQLGDMEKDGLVHREVYPVVPPKVEYSLTDKGKSLFPILDVLESWGKNYIEAHCTSE
- a CDS encoding YrvL family regulatory protein, which gives rise to MSKKIEAPFFISIIVALVYLPFFFVDFIIIELMGGVYHNLLHLMVFLLVLYIIELVLGLLMDSLSKVISDFTSFEVPSEVVLFFDFFLSLGILTWLDSIFSTVDLSFATEAVIMLVHSLTLYLVNKTNATSQQDEASEEEKLAPHIEYEIELILREENYVNCINTIKMKYPEIPKTQIIKTVRRILHEQR